A portion of the Salminus brasiliensis chromosome 11, fSalBra1.hap2, whole genome shotgun sequence genome contains these proteins:
- the pxylp1 gene encoding LOW QUALITY PROTEIN: 2-phosphoxylose phosphatase 1 (The sequence of the model RefSeq protein was modified relative to this genomic sequence to represent the inferred CDS: deleted 1 base in 1 codon) — protein MLARNRFILVLVVGLVLAVLSFSLQYLQLMPTSPVAEEVSRGKSRKRVNPVVHTEPPELDPITEAYRYCNLPNQTEHTWEGHSLADYKLLSVHVMIRHGDRYPLYSIPQTKRPAIDCTLSPNRKPSHPLLAPFISHMAQGGRGHWDASLGSLPRVPNHNNCEMGELTQTGVVQHLKNGEILHQAYIRRHRLLPPDWSPRQVWFESTGKSRTLQSGLALLYGFLPDFPWSRLTVKQQWSTLFCGSSCDCPARSRYLDLEQKRQYRQRTSDLELDRTYVAMASALGVATRTLRAANPVDSLLCHLCHGLPFPCASTSANAVTQGACLTASHFAVIRRQQRDDERERQVAGLYHRYAVLAAHPYLNRTALRMEAVAPRQRKRKGSEEPVFALASAHDVTVAPLLSALGLEGAGFPRFAARLVFELWKSPEMKEGKGKKGGGVESAFVRVLYNGQDLTFDTDFCRNHDRHSHPLCPLGNFLNFVRRDMFRIVNATSYQEACHQTVL, from the exons ATGCTGGCTCGGAACCGCTTCATCCTGGTGCTGGTGGTCGGGCTGGTGCTAGCTGTGCTAAGCTTCAGCCTCCAATact TGCAACTGATGCCGACCAGTCCAGTGGCTGAGGAGGTGTCCCGTGGTAAGAGCAGAAAGCGAGTGAACCCGGTGGTCCACACTGAGCCTCCTGAGCTGGACCCCATTACTGAAGCCTATCGTTACTGTAACCTCCCCAACCAAACCGAGCACACATGGGagg gacACAGCCTGGCTGACTACAAGctactgtctgtccatgtgatGATTCGCCATGGCGACCGCTACCCCCTTTACTCCATCCCTCAGACCAAGCGGCCCGCCATAGACTGCACCCTGTCAccaaacag GAAGCCGTCTCACCCTCTCTTGGCCCCCTTCATCAGCCACATGGCCCAGGGTGGGCGTGGACACTGGGACGCATCACTGGGCTCTCTTCCCCGAGTGCCCAATCACAACAACTGCGAGATGGGCGAGCTCACACAGACAG GTGTGGTCCAACACTTGAAAAACGGGGAAATCCTCCACCAGGCCTACATCAGACGCCACAGGCTGCTGCCTCCTGATTGGTCGCCTCGGCAGGTGTGGTTCGAGTCTACAGGTAAAAGCCGGACACTGCAGAGTGGACTGGCTCTGCTCTACGGATTCTTGCCGGACTTCCCCTGGTCCAGGCTGACGGTcaagcagcagtggagcacgcTGTTCTGCGGCTCCTCCTGCGACTGTCCGGCCAGGAGCCGTTACCTGGACCTGGAGCAAAAGCGGCAGTACCGGCAGCGGACCTCAGACCTCGAGCTGGATCGCACCTACGTTGCCATGGCGTCGGCCCTGGGCGTGGCCACTCGGACGTTGAGGGCAGCAAACCCGGTGGACTCGTTGCTGTGTCACCTCTGCCATGGGCTTCCTTTCCCTTGTGCTAGCACAAGCGCTAATGCAGTCACTCAGGGGGCGTGTCTCACGGCCAGTCACTTCGCTGTGATTCGCCGGCAGCAGCGTGATGACGAGAGGGAGCGTCAGGTGGCAGGGCTGTACCACCGCTATGCCGTGCTGGCAGCCCATCCCTACCTGAACCGCACGGCGCTCCGGATGGAGGCGGTTGCCCCGCGGCAA CGGAAGCGTAAAGGCTCTGAGGAGCCGGTGTTCGCCCTGGCCTCTGCCCACGATGTCACGGTGGCGCCGTTGTTGAGCGCACTGGGGCTGGAGGGGGCAGGGTTTCCGAGGTTCGCCGCCAGACTGGTGTTCGAGCTGTGGAAGAGTCCAGAAATGAAGGAGGGAAAAGGGAAGAAGGGAGGAGGCGTGGAGAGCGCGTTCGTGCGGGTGCTGTACAATGGGCAGGACCTGACTTTTGATACGGACTTCTGCCGGAATCATGACCGCCACTCCCATCCGCTGTGCCCTCTGGGTAATTTCTTGAACTTTGTGAGGAGGGACATGTTCAGAATCGTCAACGCTACCAGTTACCAGGAGGCGTGCCATCAGACTgtactttag